One Streptomyces sp. NBC_00223 genomic window carries:
- the rsmD gene encoding 16S rRNA (guanine(966)-N(2))-methyltransferase RsmD: MTRVIAGAAGGRRLAVPPGTGTRPTSDRAREALFSTWQSLRGTLEGARVLDLYAGSGAVGLEALSRGAAHVLLVEADPGALRVVRENTASLRLPGAEVRAGRAEKTVAGPAPGQPYDVVFLDPPYDVGDDELREILLTLLANDWLSGEALVTVERRTRGGEFGWPGGFEGLRSRRYGEATFWYGRAAEVTAGS, from the coding sequence ATGACCCGCGTGATCGCCGGCGCCGCCGGAGGGCGGCGCCTCGCCGTGCCGCCGGGCACAGGCACCCGCCCGACCTCGGACCGGGCCAGGGAGGCGCTCTTCTCCACCTGGCAGTCGCTGCGCGGCACCCTCGAAGGGGCGCGGGTGCTCGACCTGTACGCGGGCTCGGGCGCGGTGGGCCTTGAGGCGCTGTCCCGCGGCGCCGCCCATGTCCTGCTGGTGGAGGCCGACCCGGGGGCCCTGCGCGTCGTCCGCGAGAACACCGCCTCGCTGCGCCTGCCGGGCGCCGAGGTGCGGGCCGGGCGCGCCGAGAAGACCGTCGCGGGACCCGCGCCCGGGCAGCCGTACGACGTGGTCTTCCTCGACCCGCCCTACGACGTCGGCGACGACGAACTGCGGGAGATCCTGCTCACACTCCTGGCCAATGACTGGCTGAGCGGAGAAGCGCTGGTCACCGTAGAGCGCAGGACCCGAGGCGGCGAATTCGGCTGGCCCGGGGGGTTCGAGGGCCTGCGGTCCCGACGGTACGGCGAGGCGACCTTTTGGTACGGTCGCGCCGCCGAGGTCACCGCCGGGTCATGA
- a CDS encoding ATP synthase F0 subunit B — translation MDVQKKLDEIAAVVANARSMPMSASCVLNRAELLSMLDEVSAALPGSLSQAQELLGDREQMVQQARGEAQRIIESAHAERGSLVSDTQIARQSQDEAERIIAEARREAEEIRAEADDYVDSKLANFEVVLTKTIGSVDRGREKLLGRDPYGNEQGYSEDDPEAPERSSDPETLRRRADEYVDAKMGAFEAVLTKTLEAVGRGRLKLTGHNPIDDLAAQIAAADAADGVDGHQRQSDAEYMAGLAAPERAEPADLSQYGYDTPVQAPVPVQQPDPAYGYQETYQQQGGYEGDGYAQPQQQEYVQQAGYADPYVQQGYPQDQGYDYQQQGYEQQQYAPQIPYQQQGEQPLPQQGYAQPAALDETSFFDTGMIDLNRLRELEQGL, via the coding sequence GTGGACGTCCAGAAGAAGCTCGATGAGATCGCGGCCGTCGTCGCCAACGCCCGATCCATGCCGATGTCGGCCTCCTGCGTGCTGAACAGGGCCGAGCTGCTGTCGATGCTCGACGAGGTGTCGGCCGCGCTCCCCGGTTCCCTCTCGCAGGCCCAGGAGTTGCTCGGGGACCGTGAGCAGATGGTCCAGCAGGCCCGCGGCGAGGCCCAGCGGATCATCGAGTCGGCGCACGCCGAACGCGGTTCGCTGGTCTCCGACACCCAGATCGCCCGGCAGTCGCAGGACGAGGCCGAGCGGATCATCGCCGAGGCCCGCCGTGAGGCCGAGGAGATCCGCGCCGAGGCCGACGACTACGTCGACAGCAAGCTCGCCAACTTCGAGGTGGTCCTCACCAAGACCATCGGCTCGGTCGACCGGGGCCGCGAGAAACTGCTCGGCCGCGACCCGTACGGCAACGAGCAGGGCTACTCCGAGGACGACCCGGAAGCCCCCGAGCGCAGCAGCGACCCCGAGACGCTGCGCCGCCGCGCGGACGAGTACGTGGACGCCAAGATGGGCGCCTTCGAGGCCGTGCTCACCAAGACCCTCGAAGCCGTCGGCCGCGGCCGGCTCAAGCTCACCGGGCACAACCCGATCGACGACCTGGCCGCGCAGATCGCCGCGGCGGACGCCGCCGACGGCGTGGACGGGCACCAGCGGCAGAGCGACGCCGAGTACATGGCCGGCCTCGCCGCCCCCGAGCGCGCCGAGCCCGCCGACCTCTCGCAGTACGGCTACGACACCCCGGTCCAGGCTCCCGTCCCGGTCCAGCAGCCCGACCCGGCGTACGGCTACCAGGAGACGTACCAGCAGCAGGGCGGCTACGAGGGCGACGGTTACGCCCAGCCCCAGCAGCAGGAGTACGTCCAGCAGGCCGGCTACGCCGACCCCTACGTCCAGCAGGGCTACCCGCAGGACCAGGGCTACGACTACCAGCAGCAGGGGTACGAGCAGCAGCAGTACGCACCGCAGATCCCGTACCAGCAGCAGGGCGAGCAGCCCCTGCCGCAGCAGGGGTACGCGCAGCCCGCGGCGCTCGACGAGACCAGCTTCTTCGACACCGGGATGATCGACCTCAACCGGCTGCGGGAGCTGGAACAGGGTCTGTGA
- the coaD gene encoding pantetheine-phosphate adenylyltransferase, with the protein MRRAVCPGSFDPVTNGHLDIIARASRLYDTVYIAVMINQSKKGLFDIEERIDLIEQVTADLGNVRVESFHGLLVDFCKQREIPAIVKGLRAVSDFDYELQMAQMNIGLSGVETLFVPTNPAYSFLSSSLVKEVAQWGGDISHLVPPQVLDALNARLRPQ; encoded by the coding sequence TTGCGCCGCGCAGTCTGTCCCGGGTCCTTCGACCCCGTCACCAACGGCCATCTCGACATCATCGCCCGCGCCTCGCGGCTGTACGACACCGTCTACATCGCCGTGATGATCAACCAGTCCAAGAAGGGCCTGTTCGACATCGAGGAGCGGATCGACCTGATCGAGCAGGTCACCGCCGACCTCGGCAACGTACGGGTGGAGTCCTTCCACGGCCTGCTGGTCGACTTCTGCAAGCAGCGCGAGATCCCGGCCATCGTCAAGGGCCTGCGCGCCGTCAGCGACTTCGACTACGAACTGCAGATGGCCCAGATGAACATCGGGCTGTCCGGGGTGGAGACCCTGTTCGTCCCCACCAATCCCGCTTACAGCTTTCTGTCCTCCAGCCTGGTCAAGGAAGTCGCCCAATGGGGAGGCGACATCTCCCACTTGGTGCCGCCGCAGGTTCTCGACGCGCTCAACGCGAGGCTCCGGCCGCAGTAG
- the recG gene encoding ATP-dependent DNA helicase RecG, producing the protein MASHDVSNPLDEPLRDLVGDRTAKVLEEHLGLRTTGDLLHHYPRRYAERGELTRLADLPVDEYVTVVAQIAKADKRTYGGGSGVRLEVVVTDGSGSLTLVFFSKAAHAHAHRLIPGRRGMFSGKVSVFNRTRQLAHPDYQLLDADDGEQAKEAVDAFANRLIPLYPACKQITSWKIAQAVDTALNSLGATQWQGVGEPLPEALRASRDLRPLPEALEKIHRPRTKADIDAARQRLKWDEAFVLQVALARRRAADSALPAVPRVPGPDGLLAAFDAKLPFTLTEGQRAVSAEVFADLATDHPMHRLLQGEVGSGKTLVALRAMLGVVDAGGQAAMLAPTEVLAQQHHRSITEMMGELAESAGMLGGTDLGTKVVLLTGSMGTPARRQALLDLVTGEAGIVIGTHALIEDKVKFHDLGLVVVDEQHRFGVEQRDALRAKAERPPHLLVMTATPIPRTVAMTVFGDLETSVLDQLPAGRSPIATHVVPAADKPHFLARAWERVREEAEAGHQAYVVCPRIGDEEEPKGGGKSPKKQQKQDPDDAERRPALAVLDIAEQLAAGPLGGLRVEVLHGRMAPDAKDDVMRRFAAGQADVLVATTVIEVGVNVPNATAMVIMDADRFGVSQLHQLRGRVGRGSAPGLCLLVSEAPEASPARTRLDAVARTLDGFELSRIDLEQRREGDVLGQAQSGHRSSLRVLTVIDDEEVIAAARDEATALVTADPELTAHPDLRSALESLLDADREEYLEKG; encoded by the coding sequence ATGGCTTCCCATGACGTGTCCAATCCCCTGGACGAACCCCTGCGCGACCTCGTCGGCGACCGCACCGCGAAAGTGCTCGAAGAGCACCTCGGCCTGCGCACCACGGGCGACCTGCTGCACCACTACCCCCGGCGGTACGCCGAACGCGGGGAGCTGACCCGCCTCGCCGACCTCCCGGTCGACGAGTACGTGACCGTCGTCGCGCAGATCGCGAAAGCGGACAAGAGGACGTACGGCGGCGGCTCCGGCGTACGTCTTGAGGTCGTGGTGACCGACGGCAGCGGCTCACTGACCCTCGTGTTCTTCAGCAAGGCCGCCCACGCGCACGCCCACCGGCTGATCCCGGGCCGCCGGGGAATGTTCTCCGGCAAAGTCTCCGTCTTCAACCGCACCCGCCAACTCGCCCACCCCGACTACCAGTTGCTGGACGCGGACGACGGCGAGCAGGCGAAGGAGGCCGTGGACGCCTTCGCCAACCGGCTGATCCCGCTCTATCCCGCCTGCAAGCAGATCACCTCGTGGAAGATCGCCCAGGCCGTGGACACCGCGCTCAACTCCCTCGGCGCCACGCAGTGGCAGGGCGTCGGCGAGCCGCTGCCCGAAGCGCTGCGCGCAAGCCGGGACCTGCGCCCGCTGCCCGAAGCGCTGGAGAAGATCCACCGGCCGCGTACGAAGGCCGACATCGACGCGGCCAGACAGCGCCTGAAGTGGGACGAGGCCTTCGTCCTGCAGGTCGCCCTCGCCCGCCGCAGGGCCGCGGACTCCGCGCTGCCCGCCGTCCCGAGGGTCCCCGGCCCGGACGGGCTGCTCGCCGCCTTTGACGCGAAGCTGCCCTTCACACTCACCGAGGGCCAGCGCGCGGTCTCCGCCGAGGTCTTCGCCGACCTGGCCACCGACCACCCGATGCACCGCCTGCTCCAGGGCGAGGTCGGCTCGGGCAAGACACTGGTCGCGCTGCGGGCGATGCTCGGCGTCGTGGACGCGGGCGGCCAGGCCGCAATGCTCGCGCCCACCGAGGTGCTGGCCCAGCAGCACCACCGCTCGATCACCGAGATGATGGGCGAGCTGGCCGAGTCCGCCGGCATGCTCGGCGGCACGGACCTCGGTACGAAGGTCGTACTGCTCACCGGCTCGATGGGCACCCCCGCCCGCCGCCAGGCGCTGCTCGACCTGGTCACGGGCGAGGCCGGGATCGTGATCGGCACACACGCGCTGATCGAGGACAAGGTGAAGTTCCACGACCTGGGCCTGGTCGTCGTCGACGAGCAGCACCGCTTCGGCGTGGAGCAGCGCGACGCCCTGCGGGCCAAGGCGGAACGGCCGCCGCACCTGCTGGTGATGACCGCCACCCCGATCCCGCGGACCGTGGCCATGACGGTCTTCGGCGACCTGGAGACCTCCGTGCTCGACCAGCTGCCCGCCGGGCGCTCGCCGATCGCCACCCATGTCGTACCGGCCGCCGACAAGCCGCACTTCCTGGCCAGGGCCTGGGAGCGGGTGCGCGAGGAGGCCGAGGCCGGGCACCAGGCGTACGTGGTGTGCCCGCGGATCGGCGACGAGGAGGAACCGAAGGGCGGGGGCAAGAGCCCGAAGAAGCAGCAGAAACAGGACCCCGACGACGCCGAGCGCAGGCCCGCGCTGGCCGTCCTGGACATCGCCGAGCAGCTCGCGGCGGGCCCGCTCGGCGGCCTGCGGGTGGAGGTGCTGCACGGCAGGATGGCCCCCGACGCCAAGGACGACGTGATGCGCCGCTTCGCCGCGGGCCAGGCGGACGTCCTGGTCGCGACCACCGTCATCGAGGTGGGCGTCAACGTGCCCAACGCCACCGCGATGGTGATCATGGACGCCGACCGTTTCGGTGTCTCGCAGCTCCACCAGCTGCGCGGCCGGGTCGGCCGCGGCTCCGCCCCCGGGCTGTGCCTGCTGGTCTCCGAGGCCCCCGAGGCGAGCCCGGCCCGCACCCGGCTCGACGCGGTCGCCCGCACCCTCGACGGCTTCGAGCTCTCCCGGATCGACCTCGAACAGCGCCGTGAGGGCGATGTGCTCGGCCAGGCCCAGTCCGGCCACCGCTCCTCGCTGCGGGTGCTGACCGTCATCGACGACGAGGAGGTCATCGCGGCCGCCCGCGACGAGGCCACCGCGCTGGTGACGGCCGACCCCGAGCTGACCGCGCACCCTGATCTGCGCAGCGCGCTGGAGAGCCTGCTGGACGCGGACCGCGAGGAGTACCTGGAGAAGGGATGA